A window of Candidatus Methylomirabilis sp. contains these coding sequences:
- the thpR gene encoding RNA 2',3'-cyclic phosphodiesterase — MIRVFVAANLDSDLKTALARVQDQLKTTRADVGWVRPENLHLTLKFLGQVEEGRLGAIGEVVAAAAAGCGPIRLVFEGLGAFPRPRAARIVWVGVSHGAQALTALQSRVETGLEPLGFAREMRPFTAHLTLGRVRSPAHREQLARALTLAPVEALGEMVLDRIELMKSDLSVGGARYSILQSFPLG, encoded by the coding sequence ATGATTCGCGTCTTTGTTGCCGCCAACCTGGATTCCGATCTCAAAACAGCCCTGGCCAGGGTGCAGGATCAGCTCAAGACTACCCGCGCCGACGTCGGGTGGGTGCGGCCGGAGAACCTCCATCTTACCCTCAAATTCCTTGGACAGGTCGAGGAGGGTCGCCTTGGCGCCATCGGAGAGGTGGTCGCTGCAGCGGCTGCCGGGTGTGGTCCGATTCGCCTGGTCTTTGAGGGTCTCGGTGCCTTTCCCCGTCCCCGCGCGGCCCGGATCGTCTGGGTCGGCGTCTCCCATGGCGCGCAGGCGCTGACAGCGCTTCAGTCGAGGGTCGAGACGGGGCTCGAGCCGCTTGGATTTGCACGGGAGATGCGGCCGTTCACCGCGCATCTCACGCTGGGTCGGGTGCGGAGCCCTGCCCATCGAGAGCAGTTAGCGCGTGCCCTCACCTTGGCGCCTGTCGAGGCGCTGGGCGAGATGGTGCTTGACCGGATCGAGTTGATGAAGAGCGACCTGAGTGTTGGGGGCGCACGCTACTCCATCCTGCAAAGCTTTCCGCTCGGCTGA